The following coding sequences lie in one Methylotenera versatilis 301 genomic window:
- a CDS encoding pyridoxal phosphate-dependent aminotransferase, translating to MSSAAHQASVLSKRVQSIKESPTLAITAKAGKYKAEGRPIIGLAAGEPDFDTPQHIKDAAKAAIDNGFTKYTPVAGTPGLKKAIVNKFKNENGFDYALNEVIVGVGGKQTIFNLCLAVLNKGDEVIVPAPYWVSYADIALVAEATPVIIECGIEQGFKLLPAQLEAAITPKTKIFMINSPSNPTGAVYSLAELEALGEVLLKHPHVLVATDDMYEHVNLTGNKFYNILNATPALKDRCIVLNGVSKAYSMTGWRIGYAAGPAYIIKAMEILQSQSTSNATSISQVAAQAALEGSQDCITPMVTAFKERHTYVVNRFNTMPGLSCLMAGGAFYAFPDARGAIDNLYKAGKIKAATDMALAEYLLEEFDVAVVPGSAFGAEGYFRISFATSMENLSNALDRIEKALNI from the coding sequence TTGTCATCAGCAGCTCATCAGGCATCCGTTTTATCTAAACGCGTTCAATCAATCAAAGAATCTCCTACGCTAGCGATTACTGCAAAAGCAGGTAAATACAAAGCTGAAGGCCGCCCTATTATTGGCTTAGCCGCGGGTGAACCAGACTTTGATACACCCCAACACATTAAAGATGCTGCTAAAGCGGCGATTGACAATGGATTCACAAAATACACACCTGTGGCAGGTACTCCTGGGCTAAAAAAAGCGATTGTCAATAAGTTCAAAAATGAAAATGGCTTTGACTATGCATTAAACGAAGTGATTGTAGGCGTTGGTGGCAAGCAAACCATATTCAATTTATGTCTAGCCGTGCTTAACAAAGGGGACGAAGTCATCGTTCCAGCACCTTACTGGGTGTCTTACGCAGATATTGCCTTGGTAGCTGAAGCAACACCAGTGATTATTGAATGCGGCATTGAGCAAGGCTTTAAATTGCTACCAGCCCAATTAGAAGCTGCAATCACGCCAAAAACTAAAATCTTCATGATTAACTCTCCTTCTAACCCAACTGGCGCTGTATACAGCCTAGCTGAATTAGAAGCCTTGGGCGAAGTGTTACTTAAACACCCACATGTATTAGTGGCGACCGACGACATGTACGAACACGTCAACCTAACTGGTAACAAGTTTTACAACATACTAAATGCAACTCCAGCTTTAAAAGACCGTTGCATCGTACTGAATGGCGTTTCTAAAGCGTACTCAATGACTGGCTGGCGCATAGGCTATGCTGCAGGCCCTGCTTACATCATTAAGGCGATGGAAATTTTACAATCGCAATCTACCAGCAATGCAACTTCTATCTCTCAAGTTGCTGCGCAAGCCGCGCTTGAAGGCTCACAAGATTGCATCACGCCTATGGTTACAGCTTTTAAAGAGCGCCACACTTACGTAGTTAACCGCTTTAACACAATGCCAGGCTTAAGCTGTTTAATGGCTGGTGGCGCTTTCTATGCATTCCCAGATGCACGCGGTGCAATTGACAACCTGTACAAAGCCGGAAAAATTAAAGCAGCTACAGATATGGCATTAGCTGAATACCTACTTGAGGAGTTTGACGTGGCGGTTGTGCCAGGGTCAGCATTTGGTGCTGAAGGCTATTTCCGTATTTCATTCGCCACTTCTATGGAAAATCTAAGCAACGCGCTAGATAGAATTGAAAAAGCGCTCAATATATAA
- a CDS encoding DnaJ domain-containing protein, with protein MKNYYEVLGLTANATLAEIKTTYRKMASQYHPDKNSASDAPAKFRQVQEAYEILSDPDKRKTYDENRRRSLLDSPIDTAHEIWQYYIDGILKQ; from the coding sequence TTGAAAAATTACTACGAAGTTTTAGGCCTTACCGCTAACGCGACCTTAGCTGAAATAAAAACCACCTACCGCAAGATGGCATCTCAATACCATCCTGATAAAAATTCAGCAAGTGACGCTCCTGCAAAGTTTAGACAAGTGCAGGAAGCCTACGAAATACTTTCTGATCCCGATAAAAGAAAAACGTACGACGAAAACCGCAGGCGTAGTCTATTGGATAGTCCAATAGACACCGCACATGAAATTTGGCAGTACTACATAGATGGAATATTAAAACAATGA
- a CDS encoding phosphatase PAP2 family protein, translating to MISQLSMQATGAYWQLITQLGSSSLLFPVLAISVATLWISNQKTAIYLWLTALTLAVTVTLATKLLFLGWGVGIASLDFTGVSGHTLLATSILPILFYSVGGGAQTKLKNIGLWFGLMLGFAVGVSRVVLGMHSISEVVAGWVLGLVVCGVAIYAIKSHRQRLVYLQLLILSLLLVFGSTTPNYIPAHDMSVKLALYLSGHDQPFTRSYFITEKTPSQL from the coding sequence ATGATCTCGCAATTATCGATGCAAGCAACTGGCGCATACTGGCAGTTAATCACGCAACTTGGCTCATCAAGCTTATTGTTTCCTGTGTTAGCCATATCAGTGGCTACGCTTTGGATTTCCAATCAAAAAACGGCTATTTATCTATGGCTAACAGCGCTTACCTTAGCGGTCACTGTTACGCTCGCTACTAAGTTGCTTTTCCTCGGATGGGGAGTAGGTATTGCCTCATTAGACTTTACTGGCGTGAGTGGGCATACCTTACTAGCCACTTCCATCCTGCCGATATTGTTTTATTCAGTGGGTGGGGGCGCGCAAACTAAATTAAAAAACATTGGTTTATGGTTTGGTCTCATGCTTGGCTTTGCAGTTGGTGTGTCTCGCGTTGTCCTTGGTATGCACAGTATTAGTGAGGTAGTCGCAGGCTGGGTTTTAGGGCTAGTTGTATGTGGTGTGGCAATTTACGCCATAAAAAGTCACCGTCAGCGTTTAGTCTATTTGCAATTGCTAATTCTGAGTTTACTACTTGTATTTGGCTCAACTACACCAAACTATATTCCAGCGCACGATATGTCGGTGAAGTTAGCCTTGTATTTATCTGGCCATGACCAGCCGTTTACACGATCTTATTTTATTACAGAAAAAACTCCCAGTCAGCTTTGA